From the Capnocytophaga sp. oral taxon 878 genome, the window ACTGATAGGACGACCTACTATATGTGAGCGACCTACTACTACTACATGTTTGCCTTTTGTAGGTACTTGGTATCGTTTCAATAGTTCCATAATACCAAAAGGAGTTGCAGGAATAAAAGCCTCCATATCCAATGCCATTCGTCCAAAATTAGCTGGATGAAAACCATCTACATCTTTAGCTGGGTCTATAGCCAAAAGTATCTTTTGTTCATCAATATGTTTTGGTAAGGGTAACTGTACTATATAACCATCAATATCATCATTAGCATTCAGTTCAGCTATTTCTTCTAGTAGGGCTTCCTCACTAATATCAGCAGGTAATTTTACTAAAGTTGATGCAAAACCTACTTGTTCACAAGCTTTGACCTTGCTACCCACATAAGTAAGACTAGCTCCATCATCTCCTACTAACACAGCTGCTAGGTGAGGAGCTTTTTTACCAGCGGCTTTTAGTTGTTTTACTTCCTCAGCTATTTCTTTTTTGAGTGTTTCTGAGGTTTTTTTTCCGTCTAAGATAGTCATATTTAGCTATTATTTTTAGTTGTTGGGTTCTTCTTCATCTTCAATATCAGGCATCATTTCATTAGCTGTCTGTTTTACATCTGTCAATGAAGTAAATGAGCCTTTAAAAGTAACTGGAGTCTTAGTCATTTCTATTTCTGCTACAAGCTGTTTTACTACATCCATAGGTATAGATTCCTCTCCTATTGTTAAGTCTGCATTGTAATTAATTCCTGCAATCATAGTTTCAGTGTGCATTTCAAAGCATGTATAAATAAAATCTTCTAAAGAAAGGCTTTTTATCTCTCCTTCAATCCAATCTTCTACTTTACAAGCCTCTGCCTTAGCAGCACTATCCCAAAAATACACTACAGGAAGTTCTCTATGATTTTCAGCCTGATAAAAAACTTTTGACACAAATATAGCAAAGGTATCTCCTAACCATAAGTAATATACTTTTCTATTCTTTACCACAGTTTTAACAAAATCTTCAAGCATATCTACTGACTCTTAATTGTTAATTATTAATTTGAGTAATTATCGCATTCCTTGCATCATCTGCATCATTTTTCTGCCTCCACCACCTTGCATCATCTTCATCATTTTGCTCATTTGTTCAAACTGTTTCATCAGTTGGTTTACTTCTTGAATATCACGTCCGCTACCTTTAGCAATACGTTTCTTTCTACTTACATCAATAATAGCAGGAGTACTACGTTCTTTAGGTGTCATAGAATGAATAATGGCCTCAATGTGTTTGAAAGCATCATCCTTAATATCAAGGTCTTTTACTGCTTTACCAACTCCTGGTAACATACCAAGTAAATCTTTCATACTCCCCATACGCTTTATTTGTTGTATTTGTTCCAAGAAATCGTCAAAACCAAATTGGTTTTTAGCTATCTTTTTCTGTAACTTACGAGCCTGTTCTTCATCAAACTGCTCTTGTGCACGCTCTACAAGTGATACCACATCACCCATACCAAGAATACGATCTGCCATACGGTCTGGATAGAACACATCAATGGCATCCATCTTTTCTCCTGTACCTACAAACTTAATAGGTTTATTTACTACCGATTTGATAGTTATAGCAGCTCCACCTCGAGTATCGCCATCTAATTTAGTAAGTATTACTCCATCAAAATTTAGCACATCATTAAATGCCTTAGCAGTATTTACGGCATCTTGCCCTGTCATAGCATCTACTACAAAAAGGGTTTCTTGCGGATTAAGTGCTTTGTGAATGTTTGATATTTCATTCATCATTTGCTCATCTACTGCTAAGCGTCCAGCAGTATCCACTATCACTACATTTAAGTGATTTTCTTTAGCGTATTGTACTCCTTTTTGAGCTATTTCTACAGGATTATTATTACCTTTGTCCGAAAACACAGGTACTCCTACTTGTTCACCTACAATATGTAATTGGTCAATAGCAGCAGGCCTGTAAACATCACAAGCTACCAGTAATGGTTTCTTATTCTTCTTATTTTTAAGATAGTTAGCCAATTTACCCGAAAAAGTAGTCTTACCCGATCCTTGTAACCCCGACATCAAAATTACAGTAGGATTGCCCGATAGGTTTACCCCGGC encodes:
- the folD gene encoding bifunctional methylenetetrahydrofolate dehydrogenase/methenyltetrahydrofolate cyclohydrolase FolD; amino-acid sequence: MTILDGKKTSETLKKEIAEEVKQLKAAGKKAPHLAAVLVGDDGASLTYVGSKVKACEQVGFASTLVKLPADISEEALLEEIAELNANDDIDGYIVQLPLPKHIDEQKILLAIDPAKDVDGFHPANFGRMALDMEAFIPATPFGIMELLKRYQVPTKGKHVVVVGRSHIVGRPISILLSQKGAQGNATVTLTHSHTPNLAEFTRKADIIVMALGIPEFLKGDMVKEGVTVIDVGITRLKDDTSPKGYRIVGDVAYNEVSPKASFITPVPGGVGPMTIAMLLKNTLLAYQWKDL
- a CDS encoding DUF2750 domain-containing protein, whose protein sequence is MLEDFVKTVVKNRKVYYLWLGDTFAIFVSKVFYQAENHRELPVVYFWDSAAKAEACKVEDWIEGEIKSLSLEDFIYTCFEMHTETMIAGINYNADLTIGEESIPMDVVKQLVAEIEMTKTPVTFKGSFTSLTDVKQTANEMMPDIEDEEEPNN
- the ffh gene encoding signal recognition particle protein — translated: MFDNLSDKLEKAFHNLKGHGKITEINVAETLKEVRRALLDADVNYKIAKDFTNKVKEKAIGQQVLTTLQPGQLMVKIVKDELTELMGGDAAGVNLSGNPTVILMSGLQGSGKTTFSGKLANYLKNKKNKKPLLVACDVYRPAAIDQLHIVGEQVGVPVFSDKGNNNPVEIAQKGVQYAKENHLNVVIVDTAGRLAVDEQMMNEISNIHKALNPQETLFVVDAMTGQDAVNTAKAFNDVLNFDGVILTKLDGDTRGGAAITIKSVVNKPIKFVGTGEKMDAIDVFYPDRMADRILGMGDVVSLVERAQEQFDEEQARKLQKKIAKNQFGFDDFLEQIQQIKRMGSMKDLLGMLPGVGKAVKDLDIKDDAFKHIEAIIHSMTPKERSTPAIIDVSRKKRIAKGSGRDIQEVNQLMKQFEQMSKMMKMMQGGGGRKMMQMMQGMR